The genomic interval TGCTGACACCAGTTCTCTGATGTCTGGACTAAAGCAGCTTTCAGCCTTATCGGACTCAATGtttcaaatactttaaaatggaaaaagtacaTTGCAGCATCACCGACAGATGTGTGTGCTCTATGCAGAGTGTATGATGTCTGAGAGCAGCTGCTATGGCCTGCAGCAGCAGTCAGAGCAATGCTGAAACTCTGGAGGGGTTCCATGAGGTTAACTTGGCCTCGCCCACCACACCTGACCTTCAGGTATGTTCAAGGTCAATACCTCATCACATGCAGGTAGAGCTAAATCTAGCATGGTTTGGGATGTGTGCAGACTATCAAACCCTGGGATCTGTATAACAACATGAGATTagtggattatttttttttctggtaatATGAAGCTGGCTCATTTTTACTGGGTTAAATCACCATGATAATCTATTCCGTTTCTGCTCTGAAGCAGATCAGAGGATCTGGTAAAAACCTGTCAGCAGTCAGATATTTTAAACTGATGAGTAATAGAGATATTTTTATAGATTAGTATCGTCAGCTTCTGTTTCAGTCTTACTGTTCGTTCACTCTGGTTTTAAAACGCCTTCTTCTAACAAATGTAAGTAAATATGCCAACGATTATAGAATTTCTTTCACTTATTGTGATGATACCACCACAATTGTTACATTGTGACAGCTCAGAGTAGAGTTTGTGAggatgattaaaaataataattataccCGCTGTTGTCTCTATTTGAAAACACAATCCACATGCTGTTAATTAGCTCTGCAGGACTAAACCAATAGTGATTAAAGCCTCCTCATGGGGGCTCTGGAGAGTTAAAGGTGAGATAAATTAGTCAGAAATTGTACTCCTCATAGGAGTCATAACTCATACATACGTGCACGTACAAACCGCTAATTTAGCAAAATGCATGTGTAATGGTGCCAATTTGCCAAAAGGTTAAATACAGGCTAAACaggactgaacagaaactgacatCACACCAAATTTAGTGAACTTTGTGGGATCTGGTTCTCCTGAAGGCTTTAGTTTCCTGTCACATTGTAAGAAGAAGTCAAAGAGAGCTCATAAACTAAGAACATAGTTTTTGTTCCCAACAACCCCTTCACCCAATTACAAAACATCGTCTTATGTGGGAGCTGCAGTTGGTAGTACGTCTGGCATTCTCTTGAAAACCAGGTTCATTTTCAGCGACTTTATCGGTTCCTTGTGTGCCGTCCTGCAGAACCAAGCAGAACAGCGTCCTCCTCCCCGGCAGAGCACCCCACCCACCTCTCTGTATCGGACCCACTCTCTCGGAGCACCACCTGCTGGCCTCCCCACCTCCCTGCGGGCTGACCAGCTCCCTACACAGCCCGTTTACTCTACGCCACGGCACAGCCACAATGGAAGGTAAAGAAACTACTATGGCTCTCCCCTCTGACGTTTGATCTgatcatattttatgttttaggtCACGTTTGTCATTATGTCCTCAACCAGCAATTTACCCAGTGAGGCACAGGGATTACATTAGATTAGCTATGAGATCCTCTTAACGGGCAATGTGGCGAAAGATGCAAAGAACCAAATTGTTTCACTACCATCTGAAATCCTTTTTTTAACGCCAGTGTGCCAGGCCTTGAAGCAGAGTCTGCTGAGGGCAACTTCCTGTCTGGAGAGGACGGGGAGGAGTGTAGCGCATTGAGTGACAGCCTGTCACGGCTGCGCAGCCCATCGGTAATggaagtgagagagaaagggtACGAGAGGCTGAAGGAGGAGCTTGCCAAGGCCCAGAGGGtaggacacaaacacacgtgcacacacggCCTCTGAACTAtactttgaatttaaatgtgtgtgtgctgttagCAAGGAAATGTGAATATGTACGTGAGACTCCACAACATCACTTCACAGCTCTCATTACTTAGACTGACATCAtgtaatttttcatattttattttactgcatttaattttttttatatacattgtTATTAAAGACCATTCCAGATGTGACAAGTTATGTTAATCTGATGGCAGTGTAATATTTTACACGTCTAAGTCAGAATGACAGTCTGACTGGGTCAGACCAGACACTAGTTTAAATGGAAATGATCGtttaattttcaaacatttcactaattttgatttattcattttcgttttgttgttttcttgtgaCCATCATATGAATTTTTTACcttcatgtgtttgtttggtggttgttttcctgttttgttttggtttgtgtggGAAGGAGCTGCTGTTAAAGGATGAGGAGTGTGAGAGGTTATCTAAAGTCAGGGACCAGCTTGGCCAGGAGCTGGAGGAGCTCACCGCCAGTCTCTTTCAGGTCGGTCCACCTCTCCTTAGTCTGTCCGTctcctctgcttcctgtttcccCTCCTTCTGAGGCAGCGGCCAGACAGAAACGggacagaaacatttaaatgtttaacacaGGCCACAAAGTTAGGTTTGATCATTTGTCAGTTTACCTGTGTCAGTGTGAAATCCAAACCTCGCAGCCATCAAACCTTTCAGGTTTGTTTACTTGATCCACCATCAGGGCAAACGCCTGCCACAATGACAAACCCCCTCCCCACGGGGGCGTGCCTCTTAAACTTTGAAACATCTTTGTTTAAAGCTGTGTTAACTTTGCACAGCACCTTGATGATTGGCTTATTGGTCTGAGGGAACCACACAACTACTtccatttctacattttttttttttttttttttttttcaatacctGCTGCAAATCGGATACTGGCAAAGAACCAGAAGAACTGATGCatagaaatgtaaaagtttaaacaaaaaacccaTCGTGGTTGGCTTTGTGCTTGTTGTAGACTGGTCCGCAGAGCTCACTAGTGTTAGAAACAACAGTGCCTGAGAGGACGTGAAGGCAGTTTGCCCGAGTATGTAGAGTATGTCATTGTTGCAGACAGGGCGCACACATCAGTAAAGGAGCTACATTTGATAGCAGTTGGActtttaaagcagcagaaattGTTAGGAAATTTAAGGAAAtgaagagatttgttttatttcagtacGTTCAACAGCTGCATTTGAATTCAGGCTCAGCATGTGTCTTCGATGCTTGCTCAGCAGATTTCTTGCTGTGCCGTACAAGTTCAGGAAGTGGACTGAATCTGTCCAGCCGGCCTTCATTACACactgttctttttctcttgACAATCCTCCTCCTTGTTCTTACTGTCCCACTATTACCTTTTTCTTATAGACGGTGTTGGGATTTTATCAATATGTGTTTTACATAGCCTCTATTTATGTATGTGTcaaatggaaaacaagcagCTAAATAGTTGCACTGGGAGTGTTTACGGAGtaaggttttaatttttatttacttaacgctttttatttgcattgagCTTTTTGGAGCTGCTGTTATACTTAAAGAATGAAGACTAAATCCCAGCACATAATCAGTGAAGACAATttccaaaaacattaaattgtgtgtgtgtgtgtttcccaggAGGCCCACAAAATGGTCAGAGAAGCCAACGTCAAACAAGCaactgctgaaaaacaactgaaagaagCCCTGGGCAAGGTGATATTCATGACCTGCAAATGCTCCTCTTAAGTCTAAGCTCAGCTTAAATTACAGTTTAAGTCTCACATCTATCAAAGTGCGTAAAGCTAAATTATGTAAGTAATGAAAACTACTTGTCTAATGTctttttcacataaaaatgttcttGCATGTTAAAGATGCAGAGGGATATAGGATATTTTATTCTCAAAAAGATTTGATTACCTGTAATAAAAACTAGATTTTTAACCCTGagacctttttaaatatgtggcCTGAACGATcatcttctcttcctccttcagATTGATGTCCTCCAGGCAGAGGTTCAGGCCCTGAAGACAttggtcctctcctctcccaCCTCTCCCGTGGGTGAACTCCCctctgcaggaggaggaggtaagACTCCCTTCAGGAAGGGCCACAGCAGAAACAAGAGCACCTCCTCTGCCATCCTGGGGACGCAGCCTGACCCTTCAGCCACACAACCCATTGTACGGGAGTGTAGAGAGGTAGGGGCACTCGCATAGGCCGACAGAACTGTATTTAA from Channa argus isolate prfri chromosome 21, Channa argus male v1.0, whole genome shotgun sequence carries:
- the rab3ip gene encoding rab-3A-interacting protein isoform X4, which translates into the protein MACSSSQSNAETLEGFHEVNLASPTTPDLQNQAEQRPPPRQSTPPTSLYRTHSLGAPPAGLPTSLRADQLPTQPVYSTPRHSHNGSVPGLEAESAEGNFLSGEDGEECSALSDSLSRLRSPSVMEVREKGYERLKEELAKAQREAHKMVREANVKQATAEKQLKEALGKIDVLQAEVQALKTLVLSSPTSPVGELPSAGGGGKTPFRKGHSRNKSTSSAILGTQPDPSATQPIVRECREVESQLFSDFRAWKEEPTLNRSCCFLERIYREDIYPCLTFSKSELGSAILEAVEQNTLSVEPVGFQPLPVVKASAVECGGPNGRGAELVTKCALSGQTKTCKHRIKFGDSSNYYYVSPYCRYRITAVCNFFTYIRYIHQGLVKQQDVEQMFWEVMQLRREMSFAKLGYYKDEL
- the rab3ip gene encoding rab-3A-interacting protein isoform X3; the encoded protein is MNQAEQRPPPRQSTPPTSLYRTHSLGAPPAGLPTSLRADQLPTQPVYSTPRHSHNGSVPGLEAESAEGNFLSGEDGEECSALSDSLSRLRSPSVMEVREKGYERLKEELAKAQRELLLKDEECERLSKVRDQLGQELEELTASLFQEAHKMVREANVKQATAEKQLKEALGKIDVLQAEVQALKTLVLSSPTSPVGELPSAGGGGKTPFRKGHSRNKSTSSAILGTQPDPSATQPIVRECREVESQLFSDFRAWKEEPTLNRSCCFLERIYREDIYPCLTFSKSELGSAILEAVEQNTLSVEPVGFQPLPVVKASAVECGGPNGRGAELVTKCALSGQTKTCKHRIKFGDSSNYYYVSPYCRYRITAVCNFFTYIRYIHQGLVKQQDVEQMFWEVMQLRREMSFAKLGYYKDEL
- the rab3ip gene encoding rab-3A-interacting protein isoform X1; this translates as MACSSSQSNAETLEGFHEVNLASPTTPDLQNQAEQRPPPRQSTPPTSLYRTHSLGAPPAGLPTSLRADQLPTQPVYSTPRHSHNGSVPGLEAESAEGNFLSGEDGEECSALSDSLSRLRSPSVMEVREKGYERLKEELAKAQRELLLKDEECERLSKVRDQLGQELEELTASLFQEAHKMVREANVKQATAEKQLKEALGKIDVLQAEVQALKTLVLSSPTSPVGELPSAGGGGKTPFRKGHSRNKSTSSAILGTQPDPSATQPIVRECREVESQLFSDFRAWKEEPTLNRSCCFLERIYREDIYPCLTFSKSELGSAILEAVEQNTLSVEPVGFQPLPVVKASAVECGGPNGRGAELVTKCALSGQTKTCKHRIKFGDSSNYYYVSPYCRYRITAVCNFFTYIRYIHQGLVKQQDVEQMFWEVMQLRREMSFAKLGYYKDEL
- the rab3ip gene encoding rab-3A-interacting protein isoform X2 translates to MACSSSQSNAETLEGFHEVNLASPTTPDLQNQAEQRPPPRQSTPPTSLYRTHSLGAPPAGLPTSLRADQLPTQPVYSTPRHSHNGSVPGLEAESAEGNFLSGEDGEECSALSDSLSRLRSPSVMEVREKGYERLKEELAKAQRELLLKDEECERLSKVRDQLGQELEELTASLFQEAHKMVREANVKQATAEKQLKEALGKIDVLQAEVQALKTLVLSSPTSPVGELPSAGGGGKTPFRKGHSRNKSTSSAILGTQPDPSATQPIVRECREVESQLFSDFRAWKEEPTLNRSCCFLERIYREDIYPCLTFSKSELGSAILEAVEQNTLSVEPVGFQPLPVVKASAVECGGPKKCALSGQTKTCKHRIKFGDSSNYYYVSPYCRYRITAVCNFFTYIRYIHQGLVKQQDVEQMFWEVMQLRREMSFAKLGYYKDEL